In one window of Leptospira sp. WS92.C1 DNA:
- a CDS encoding toxin-antitoxin system YwqK family antitoxin encodes MNLESKTVLRKMTDFAFKGLVLCLLFLSFENCVEEPLPPNIPVGAKFEKKLNTFVFKEPGRVRVYYDNGRIYQDCFMNESGKPHGSCKFYSKYSDLVLSYGKLDNGVRRGQWIWNFEDGSLYIRQSFGNGPHKPEVAINGAEGNEEGSYERFYQNGQLELKGTYSAGYRNNLWQKYFPDGELEYSGYYKNGTKVRTWFYYFPNHKTEAIEVFDENGGLISRTIYLPDGTKNCEVVKGAEPVCQSLSLSPSKK; translated from the coding sequence ATGAATTTAGAATCTAAAACCGTTCTTAGAAAAATGACTGACTTTGCTTTCAAAGGTCTTGTCCTTTGTTTGTTGTTTTTATCTTTTGAGAATTGTGTCGAGGAACCGCTTCCACCAAACATTCCCGTAGGCGCGAAGTTTGAAAAAAAACTCAATACTTTTGTATTTAAGGAACCCGGAAGAGTCAGAGTTTATTACGATAACGGACGGATCTATCAAGATTGTTTTATGAATGAATCTGGGAAACCGCACGGATCTTGCAAATTTTATTCGAAATACAGCGATCTTGTTTTATCTTATGGAAAGTTAGATAATGGAGTTCGAAGAGGTCAATGGATCTGGAACTTTGAAGACGGCAGTCTTTATATACGCCAATCTTTTGGGAACGGTCCGCATAAACCGGAAGTTGCGATTAACGGAGCGGAAGGAAACGAAGAAGGTTCTTATGAACGATTTTATCAGAACGGTCAACTGGAACTCAAGGGAACGTATTCGGCGGGATATCGTAACAATCTTTGGCAAAAATACTTTCCGGATGGAGAGTTGGAATACTCCGGTTATTATAAGAATGGAACGAAAGTGAGAACCTGGTTTTATTATTTTCCAAATCATAAAACGGAAGCAATCGAAGTTTTTGACGAGAATGGTGGATTGATTTCCAGAACTATATATCTTCCTGACGGAACTAAAAATTGCGAAGTGGTAAAGGGCGCCGAACCTGTTTGTCAGTCCTTATCTTTAAGCCCTTCCAAAAAATAG
- a CDS encoding ParA family protein, producing MKQVLCIANQKGGVGKTTTAVHLAYGLALKGERVILLDLDAQGNATSVFPEGNSHSVSNLEEGREKSLYRIFRDGGNPRDVLISTRISGLKLGPSHSSLAEVDVMLAGKIDGFFHLRDSLETIKEDFDYAVIDCPPSLSMITLNAFVASTGLLVPLQVSKFSLDGIEAILEAHKNTVKRFNPSLKVLGAILTMFNPRTTLSQTLEPMIEPYLKLFTSRIPPSVSVEEAHMMKQTLFEYQPKGKAAKSYQGFVEEVLALG from the coding sequence ATGAAACAGGTCCTCTGTATAGCAAATCAAAAAGGTGGAGTCGGCAAAACGACTACCGCTGTACATCTTGCTTACGGGCTTGCACTCAAAGGAGAACGTGTAATTCTCCTGGATCTGGATGCGCAGGGAAATGCTACCTCCGTTTTTCCAGAAGGAAATTCTCACTCCGTTTCCAACCTGGAAGAAGGAAGAGAAAAAAGTTTATATAGAATTTTTAGAGACGGCGGCAATCCGAGAGATGTTTTAATCTCGACGAGGATTTCCGGACTGAAACTCGGTCCCTCGCATTCTTCTCTTGCGGAAGTGGATGTAATGCTCGCCGGTAAGATCGACGGATTTTTTCATCTTCGAGATTCTTTGGAAACGATCAAAGAAGATTTTGATTACGCAGTCATCGATTGCCCTCCTAGCCTTTCCATGATCACTTTAAACGCCTTTGTCGCTTCTACAGGACTTTTAGTTCCGTTGCAGGTTTCCAAATTCTCCTTGGATGGGATCGAAGCGATCTTAGAAGCTCATAAAAATACCGTAAAACGATTCAATCCTTCCTTAAAAGTTTTAGGTGCGATTTTGACGATGTTCAATCCGAGGACCACCCTTTCTCAAACTTTGGAGCCGATGATCGAACCGTATCTGAAATTATTCACATCTCGAATTCCCCCCTCCGTAAGCGTGGAAGAAGCGCATATGATGAAGCAGACCCTTTTCGAATATCAGCCCAAAGGGAAGGCGGCGAAATCCTATCAAGGTTTTGTAGAAGAGGTTCTTGCACTTGGCTAA